One window of Botrimarina mediterranea genomic DNA carries:
- a CDS encoding DUF1800 domain-containing protein translates to MNASPPRGWQRYEPSDSAPWDLQRVVHLHRRAGFGADWEALQRDLDEGPDAAIDRLLNPQQDPAFERLAATIGDAATASGNPNRLKAWWVFRMLKSPDPLGERLTLLWHNHFATSNRKVNNLVWMREQNDLLRRHARAPFGDLLRAVVKHPAMLTWLDADSNRKGRPNENLGRELMELFTLGAGAYAETDVAAAARALTGWTITRQAFEFRESRHDDSELTILGQTSPLDGDGLLDLLLARPETARRVANRLGGLLMGEGAIDHEAINSLAAGLQRNGLNIGWGVETILRSEAFFRDDNLRTRVTSPAQHAIGALRSLRLADSPPSSLLVAEWIARMGQDLFYPPNVGGWTEGRSWLSTRTLIARANFASALAEGALWRSPDEVDLVVGLPPGSGPIVERLSLLFWGVAAPDSVPALAKDDEPTTAEAIARLLSLPDSTLG, encoded by the coding sequence ATGAACGCCTCGCCTCCCCGCGGGTGGCAGCGCTACGAGCCGAGCGACTCGGCGCCGTGGGACCTCCAGCGTGTGGTGCACCTGCACCGCCGCGCCGGCTTCGGGGCCGACTGGGAGGCGCTCCAGCGCGACCTCGACGAAGGGCCCGACGCAGCGATCGATCGCTTGCTCAATCCGCAGCAGGACCCGGCGTTCGAGAGACTCGCCGCGACGATCGGCGACGCCGCCACCGCCTCGGGCAATCCCAACCGCCTCAAGGCGTGGTGGGTCTTTCGGATGCTCAAGTCGCCCGATCCGCTCGGCGAGCGTCTGACGCTGCTGTGGCACAATCACTTCGCGACCAGCAATCGCAAGGTCAACAACCTCGTCTGGATGCGCGAGCAGAACGACCTGCTACGGCGTCACGCGCGGGCGCCGTTCGGCGACCTTCTGCGCGCGGTCGTCAAACACCCGGCGATGCTCACATGGCTCGACGCCGACTCCAACCGCAAGGGGCGTCCCAACGAGAACCTCGGCCGCGAGCTGATGGAGCTCTTCACGCTCGGCGCCGGCGCCTATGCCGAAACCGACGTCGCCGCCGCGGCTAGGGCCCTCACCGGTTGGACCATCACGCGGCAGGCGTTCGAGTTTCGTGAGAGTCGCCACGACGACAGCGAGTTAACCATCCTCGGCCAAACGTCACCGCTCGATGGCGACGGCCTGCTCGACCTCTTGCTCGCCCGGCCCGAGACAGCACGGCGCGTCGCTAACCGGCTTGGTGGGCTGCTGATGGGGGAAGGCGCCATCGACCATGAGGCCATCAATTCACTCGCTGCAGGGTTGCAACGGAATGGCCTTAATATTGGCTGGGGCGTCGAAACGATCCTCCGCAGCGAGGCGTTCTTCCGCGACGACAACCTGCGCACGCGGGTCACCAGCCCTGCGCAGCACGCCATCGGCGCGCTGCGATCGTTGCGTCTTGCCGACTCACCGCCGAGCTCGTTGTTGGTGGCCGAGTGGATCGCCCGGATGGGCCAGGACCTTTTCTATCCGCCGAATGTGGGCGGATGGACCGAAGGCCGCTCGTGGCTATCGACCCGCACGCTGATTGCCCGAGCCAACTTCGCCAGCGCGCTCGCCGAGGGCGCGCTGTGGCGTTCGCCCGACGAGGTGGACCTCGTCGTTGGGCTGCCGCCCGGTAGTGGACCTATCGTGGAGCGGCTATCGCTCTTGTTCTGGGGTGTCGCTGCGCCCGATTCAGTCCCGGCCCTCGCCAAAGACGACGAACCGACGACCGCCGAAGCGATCGCTCGGCTGCTGTCCCTTCCCGATTCGACCCTTGGCTGA